The sequence gagatacgccaactgtgaaagctagtctttggcaattaccaatagtgtccactgcctttaaggcccaCGCAGAGAATTATATTTCCCGTGTTTGGAGGTCAACCTGTTTGCACATTAGGCGAACGTACTGGACATTTATACTAATCAGTAACAAAGTTATCCATGATGCGAAACAAATATCTGCATAGAAGAAAATGTATAGACtgcaacagacaaacaaaaaaacattccatTATGTTTCGTCAATTGGCTTGTATAAAAACGCATGTTATGACTCTTTCATAATCTAATTTCTCTAGACATTTTAATTATACTTTGTCCATAATAATTAAGTAAATTAActaaagggaataaaagggtagcgactcgTTTTTTCACGGCCGTTAAGACCCGGCAGGGtcttgccgtgtgataaaggcccgagctgaTCGAgggggcctttatcacacggcaacgacactgcaaggttttaaacggccttGAAAGAACGAgtcaataagggaatcaatttGTGGTGAAGagtttttcaactagtggttcaaacccaacgaggcctggtttttgataattatttttaccgagacgaagtcgaggtaaattatcaagaaccaggcctcggcgggtttaaaccacaagttgaaaaccgattcaacacacgttgattaccattcataaataccttttcggtcaaaaaaatcaacatttttttgtcaaaaagtaaaataaatgcaaaatgtataattgttcaatgatttctttcaacacaacacccctccagctatgaaatggtaaggccctcgggtaaacaactccttataagggaatgctatgcgcgtcgcgcgtatcgcgtgatgtggcacaaattgtttcagccgttgctctcgaccaataggaatgaagaaactgtcttatgagcacaggtgcaagctcgcgtgtcacgcccacgtttcaacactttttactggtcataaacaaaggtttatacacacccacgtgacgcgctctccaccaataggaatggcGAAACTGCCTGAGGTATTTATGgatactcttttattcccattcataaatgcctttttggttaaaaggcgtaatgtAACAAACTCACATGAGCTCTGTATGTACATGATACGACGTCCGTGTGATGCATTGTTAtgaccaagactagcgcggagtatccgctcacaaccggtttattttataaacacaGGCCATTATCAAAGGTTGAACACCCCCACGTGAGCGAAACTGTCtgtgaggtatttatgaatgtacaaTTATAAGTTATATTAAATGACAAGGTTATTTCTATCAATAGTAACAATTTAGACTACTCAAGTAATAATAGATCCGCAAAAACTGCAAATATTAATATGTAccttgtttatattttgttatttacatatattttttaaagacaatggacattattggtaatattgtcaaagactagccttcaaagttggtgtatctcaacatatgcataaaataacaaacctgtgaaagtttgagctcaatcggtcgccgaagttgcgagataataatgaaagaaaaaaacacccttgtcacacgaatttgtgtgcttttagatgcttgatttcgagacctcaatttctaattctgaggtctcgaaatcaaatctggggaaaatactttttttctcaaaaaaatacagcacttcagagggaaccgtttctcacaatgttttatactatcaacatctccccattactcgttgccaagtaaggtttaatgctcgtaattattttgagtaaataccaatagtgtccactgcatttaaaccACTCATACTCTGACCATAGAGGAAGTAGCTCTGAGCAACGTTACAGTTGAATGACGTTGACGCAGCGCAGTGGAAAAGGCACCATTTTTAGgggagttaaagccattatacactttcggcacagaaacaaaaataaaagttcacagatttacaaataacttacagggtttacagaaggtaatggtgaaagacttctcttgaaatattattccatgaaatgctttacttttcgaggaaaaattaaaacaactatcaattctcgttgtcgagaattacggatttattttaaacacatgtcatgacacggcgaaaactgcggaaacaagggtggggtttccccgttgttttctcccgaatccgatgaccaattgagcctaaattttcacaggtttgttattttagttgtgatacacaaagtgtgggcctttggccaatactgtttacagaaagtgtccaatggcgtTAACGGAGTTTTGGAGACAGTGGTCTCTTGTCCATAGTGTTAGCACTTAATAATGTTAAGCACTTAAATACTTAAAGGAGTCTTTCTCAGTTTTAAGCCAATTCAGAAGTTTCCGTTCACACGCCGCCGAAGTTTGAGCCAAATCCTCCGGTACCCCTGCCGTACTTTACGGTCGGTCAGAGCATAAATACCTGGGTTGATCGCAGAGTTGGCGTACAGGAGACACCTCAGCCAAGCCTGAGTCTCACTGGAGAAACTAGACGGCGAGATGATGTGGATATACACATAGTATATAGCGAACGGAAACCAACAGAGAGTGAAGACGGACACGATGCCGGCTAGCATGACGGCCGGCCTGATGTAGCGAGTCATCTGGACGTCCCTCTTCCTCCGGTTGGTGGTACCGTTGTTGGTGGCGTTACTCACGGGGCCCGGCCTCCGACCGAGCGCCACTGAGTGTTTTCCACGGTCATCGTCGGTCGTGCGCAGAGACGGTGCATCGTTGCTGTTCGTAAAACTTTCGGCTGAGAGGGATGCACCCGGGTCAAGCTGGTTCGATGAAACGCATCTGCATTGTTGATGGTTATTTGGATAACTAGTGTTGGGTCTGGGGTTGGACGTATCTCGTGGAACGGGTGGGCCCATGAACGCCATCCCGCTCGCAATTTTCCGTCTTCTTTtcagtagacgcgacacaccgaTGAAGGTGAAGATACTGAAGATGGCGAGCAAAGCCCCGGGGATGAAGATGAGAAGAATGGCGTACATGGTGCTAAAAGGGATATCAGCCTCGGAGGGAACATCGAGACAGTCCGAGGAGTAGTCCGCTTCACGGTTCTCTAGGGGTACACTGAGGATCCAAATGACGGCCATGATGCCGTGCCCGACTGCCGGCAAGAGCCAAGTCACGGCGATTTCTGTCGCCACCCGTTTGCACGTGTTCGCTTTGATGTAACTTTTGAAATCCCACTTCAGAAGGCGAAATCTGTCTATGCTTATCAATAGTGTTATTAAGATGCCGTTATTCTCTAATACAAGCCTGAAATAGTCGTAAGCCATGCAGCCTTGCCGGCTTAGATTCCATAGCCCAAGTGATATTAAGATGTTAGCGGGTAATGGCACCAACGCAGTGCCCACGTCCGCTACGGCCAAGCCGATAATGTAAGTATGGCAACGGTGGATTTTTAACCAGTCGTTGAATTTAAACACAACCAGAGTTGCGATGTTTCCGAACAGAGCCACTACTAGCACCAAGCTGAACGCAACTGCGAGCCCGATGTTCGGCTTGGAAACACCGGCGACAGAGGATGTCGCCGTAACAGGCACAGCGGTTCCGTTCATGGTGTTGACTATtctaaaaactaaaactaaaactacaCGTAACTGTTTTTACATTATACAGCTCCCCGGCCTCACTAACCGCCAAGCAAGCGACCACGTTATTTTATAATAGGCAGTTGTGGCGACGTGACTATTAAAGAGTGACCAATACGTATTGCGCACCCAGGAAATGAAACAAATCCTTCTGCACATATTCATATTCGAAGGGCCAGAGAGACTCCGTGTCTGCTTTTAGAAAGAATAAAGTGTCAGATATAATGATAGTCACGTCTTGTCCTGTAAATTAAGATTAATTCATATTATATGAGATACATATTGGCCCATTGCACTTtcttcattaaagccattatacactttcggaacagaaaaaaaatataaaagttcacagatttacaaataacttacagggtgtacagaaggtagtggtgaaagacttctcttgaaatattattccatgaaatgctttacttcttgagaaaacattaaaacaattatcaattctcggcAACGAGacttacggatttatttgaaacacatgccatgacacagcgaaacgtgcggaaacaagggtgggttttcccgttattttctcccgactcctatgaccgattgagcctttattttcacaggtttgttatttgatatagaagttgtgatacacgaagtgttggcctttggacaatactgtttaccgaaagtgtccaatggctttaaaggaacacgttgccttggatcggacgagttggtcaaaacaaaaacgtttgtaaccgttttttataaaatgcatatggttagaaagatgttttaaaagtagaatacaatgatccacacaagtttgcctcgaaattgcgtggttttccttctactgtgcgaactaacatggtcggccatttatgggagtcaaaattttgacccccataaatggccgacgtgttagtcgacgagttaaaaggaaaaccacgcaatttcgaggcatgtttgtgtggatcatggtgttctactttttcaacatctttctacccatatgcgttttataaaaaacggttacaaatgcttttcaaataccaactcgaccgatccaaggcaacgtgttcctttaagttaatgCTTGAACATATGACGTCactcttcgaggctcgtgaatttaGTTGGAGTGGCGTCGAGCCCGCCTTAATATTCTGGCTGTCCGCGCGTGGAAAATGACAGTCCATGGTCGACTTGTTGGCCGACCATGGTCTTTTGCCTGCCCAAGGTGTGCCCACGGTCAGACAATGCTCTTTCCTTCTTATCATTTGAACCAAATGAGGCGGCAGGAAAACACTAGATACTTTTGCATTTGTTTAGAAGTGCCACACAACGCAACTTTCTCATAAACGTTTACGTTCGCGTAATTAAACACGGAAACGCGCATGTCATAGCTACAAATGTTTACGTTCCAGGTAGACCCAATGCGTATACACGATAGTTGCTCTTTCATTTGATGCCTCTTTTTTAGGGTAACCACATTTGAACGGGCGCGTAGAGTGGAACCGACAAGGGCCTGATTAGGTTCTGGCACGTTCAATTGAACATTTCCAGGAAATTTTGAGAGAGCATGAAGGCCGTCTCGGGAAATACTGGCGCAGCGGGATTGATCACCCATGGAAACGAGGTTAAGCCTTATAATGCACTTTTTCTATGGCGTCTATGACGTAACGCGAGCGCTACTTACGCACACAAGTTACACTAacacgtaacgtaacgtaacgtctCTATTTCAACAGAGATATGCAAAATACTATTAAGCAATTACAGTCATAATCAATCGCAATGCAATTTCTAAGagcattttttttcaagagcagTTATTATGTTTTCCGGAGAAGTTCAGGTGGTCGGTTACATAAATAACCTCGTTTCATAAAGTTCAACAAACTATATGACTCGcagtttattttgagtaaatgtttgtaataaactatttctattttcaaaagcatgtttttataaaataaataacaactctccaaaatgaaaataataccTCCTCTCGAAAATAAACTTAAAATGAACGTTGTCGATTAAAAAATAACTGTTTTACTTTTAATCAAAATGAAAGTGCTTTCTAGGGGAAAAAATAGTAGTCACcttaattaaaaatataaaaaaactcctcttcaacattaaaaaaaatgagtgcTTTCCTCCAAAATGAAGTAAAGCATAAATGctgtccaaaattgaaaaacaactgCCTTCCtggaataaaaaaatgatcccAAGGGGAAACAACTAGTCTAcacaaagaaaattaaaaaaataaaaaataattgcttttcagaaaaaaactgCTATCCACAAAAAACGATAGTAACTcctcttcaaaataaaaataattgctCTCCACCATAAACGAGATTGTACTAATGGGTATCGCAATAATGGACCTGTCAGCTCTTGTTTAATTTCGTTGGTGCCTCGCCTGTCAATTTTAGTAGCACTGTATTGAACAACCTATAACGACCAACTTACGCATGGGTCAACGCCGCTGTTGCTATGTGTTATACATACTTCTCAATCCATAAACttgctgacattttttaaataatattatattgTCGGCTCCGTACATCATCAAAAGCGTTTTGGGTTACCATGGTGTCCATTTAAAGACACTCGGCACTTATGGTAACtaatcaaaataaaagttagcatcaaattttattttattcattattcTCCTGCCATTCGATGACCAgtcgagtcaaaattttcacaggtttgttattcaatacataatgttgggatacaccacgtgagagtaggtttactggtctttgacaattaccaaacgtgtccggtATATAGTGGCCTTAACTCCCATCTTCGGGCTGTCATTTTCTAATTTTAGAATGCCCTGTATTTTTTAGTTCTTCTTGTCCGAAAAAAGGCATGAAGATTGATCGTTCAGCTTCCTGGATGGACTTGGTTAATGGACATCAGAAGAatcttcaaggcactggacactattggtaattgtcagagaccagccttctcaccatctcaacataatgcataaaataacaaacctgtaaacatttgaactcaatattggtcgccgaatttgcgagataaaagGCCTcgtgaaagaagaaacaccctaaaatacgaagttgtgtgctttcagatgcttgatttcgagacctctaaaacaaatttttggtctcgacatcaaattcgtggaaagttacttctttctcgattctacgttacttcagagggagccgtttctcacagttttGTATACTAAACAGCTCTTCATATActcgttaaaggatttgggtaccttttcaaaatgtccatagatttacattaaacttacagggtttgaagataatgatagtggaaagcttcccttcaaatattacttactgaggtgctatagtttttgagaaatgagtaaaacaatgtcatgaaaatatgtttgtaaattattataataattttcgtctcatgagacgaaaattattttcatgacaattttttttactcatttccccaaaactacagcacctcagcacgtaatattttcagggaagctttccactatcattaccttcaaactgtgtaagtttattgtaaatctgtggacattgtgttttttgtcctacaaaattTAGTGAGCGCAGCAATCATCAATTTTTAAATTAGGGcaaattttcattaaaaattgcCGTTATGGTGTAATGTCAGCGGGTTGAATATACTCTTAAagtacaattatttattattaatattatcagaaaactatgttattttatggttaattttgatttaaagccattggaccctttcggtatacagtgttgtccaaggcccacactttgtgtactacaacttctatatcaaataacaaacctgtgaaaatttaggctcgatcggtcatcggagtcgggagaaaacaacggaaaaacctacccttgtttccgcgcgtttcgccgtgtcatgacatgtgtttaaaataaatccgtaattctcgttaacgagaatttatattgttttgctgttttctcaaaaagtaaagcatttcatggaataatatttcaggagaagtctttcaacattgccttctgtaaaccctgtaagttatttgtaaatctgtgaactttttttttttttctgaaccgaaagggtccaatggctttaaatacgtatgtttaatttgtttaatttgattTAATCAATTAAAGAAATATGACTCCGGGGGACGAGAAGGTGTGCGTGAAAAACGAATTTTCAAACGAAAGTTATACCCTAGTTTCATCACAGTGTGTGTAAAATTGCTGACATTACTAAATCTTCTCTCGCAATTTGCTTCTTTTATTCTTACACATGACAACATCCTTATAACAGTCGACATAACGGAATCCATAAGTTTCGATAAAGACTATAAAGCGGCGTCAAACAACTgacacataaaacaaaatccacTCATCACGGCGAATAAGCTAAAAATAAACGACCTCAATCCACGATACTTAATGCATGCGCATGACAAAATCTATATATTAATCGTCGTTGAACCTACTGCTAATAGCATCTCCAGGTACAGGTATTTTTTAAATCACTCTTAAATGGCAAGAATAATACGGGCTGAAAGTCATTTATAGTTTGTATTTCCTACACCGACACTGTACGTGGACATCATTTGGCTTAGCACCATTTAATCCTTTTATTACCACAGCTctttaggccaagtaaaataaataacatgttgctcgtccggactttttgaaaaagttggtGAGGGAGGTCcttgttatttgatattttcaaatttgttgttatttttatcaaGATGTCCACCATGTCTAAGATGGCCGCCATGTCATATTTGAAGAGATGGCTGCCATATCGTATTTGAAgatggttttatggttttacCAGTTTGTTTTGTACCtcaaattttgtgtgtgtttctgTCGCCATTTTGATACAAAGTTCTCATTTTGCGTTGTGATAGCATTTATGTATGCCAACAAGTAAGAAAGATGATGAAATTGCTCATTAAAAATGAATGGTTCATTTGAAATAGCTACAAACATTGAatatcgatttttttttttttttcaataacaaaaaaattgatccGGCCGCCAACATCGAGGCGgggacttcgtctcggtaaaattatcaacaaccagTCCTCGgcgggattaaaccactagttaaaaacctcttcaccacacattgattcctttAATAAATGCCATAAAAATGAAATCAAAGATTTGCGaaattgtttacaattatttctaaatttagtttcttttttattcaaaccataattattcaatgaatgaaatttatgaaaatcatcccaacacaatttattttcaaaaacataTTGCCACACCTGAGCATGCCCGAAAGTTCAGCAGATTCTCTTAAAAGCTCGTACACACTGCGTTTGTGATAGTTAATAATATAACAccttattgcatatgcaataatgtccgccggacggttttgcataattatgcactcgtgtccgcccggacgctgctgattatgcaattgtgtccgcccggacacatttccatatgcagttgtgtccgcccccgtgcaaaaccgtccttgcagaaaattaaacgcccttggtcgacggaacacgttcgccattgtTTTTACAAGCtgagtgcatgtcatgaatgccatgggaaatgttcggccgttgggtatacgctgcaatcataaattaataagtgaatattcatgctgcctatatatacgtaggttcagtaaCGCACGCTCgctacgcgcgcacatacatgtacagtcgtGTACGTGTCCGCCGGACTGTtattgcatagccccggacacgattgcatatgcaaaagtgtcaggagcggacagtattgcacgGTGGCagaattgcatctgacaccggcgcctttgaatgctTCTGTACAGAGAAAGTGTGCATTATACAAATGCTATACGTGACTCTCGAGGTCAACTTAAATTGGCAATAAGGCCTGCCTTTCCTCTAGAGTTATTACTCTCGGGACGTATATAGTCCAatttttctacctccatggtccaatgGTCCAATCAGCAATTGCAGCTTCATCGGCTATATAGACCACCTCTGTTTTTAATCATATGACCCAAGCGCAACAGTTTCACAATTTGGAGGAACGAAgattcaattcaaattcaaaataaattcaaagCCACAGCTTGCATTTGTAGGTCTAATGTATATTCTACTAGGCTCAGtgccggggaaaaaaaaaatcaatttcgaACACGTTCGCTTGTGATGCACTAGTTCTGGATTAATGGTTGCACCAGTGTCTACAATTAATTACAAGACTCTTTAATTGCGATCGCAAGTTTCACACATTGATGTATAGCCTTTCTAAAGAGGACCCAATGTCCCAATCAAAAAACACCTTACATCTTGCAATATCCTTCCTTTTTTCTGAACAGTTCTCTTGTGAagtcttacaatgttttatactatcaacctctcccgattactcgttaccaagtgaggttttatgctaataactattttgaaatGTAGCCCCGTCTGATCATTACAGTCTCTCGTGTTTACctaaaaatttgtaataaaaaaacgttaaaaaaaaggACATTTGCAATTCTGCTTCTCCAGTAAGTACCATACTTTAGTagttcttcataaaaaaaaagtgtcaaaaaAAAACTCGCTATAAAGGCCCTCATATATTCGTTTGGTAAACTTATACCCAAAATATATATCACCGCATTTttgtaacgagcagtggagagccgTTGATGATAGTAATACACACTGGGATAAACGACTCCATCTGAATAACGTATAATATTGTAACAGAAAGAGGTTAAATTTCTCACTAACATTTGACTCTgggaaagacttcaggcctgatccTTTCTCGGCGGGCATATGAAACATGAGCCAACatgatcacagatttgttattttggcaTATAATGTTGGGATGCAGGCCCGCAGGAGATTTATGGGTCAGACACAACATCAAATAAACCCATGGGATACTATAATACGGTTTTATACACAACCTAAAAATACAATCACTGCCTCAAGAAAATTGATTTCCCTTTGGAGTGCGCCCCCTTCGGGAAATATCGTTTAGGATTTATCAGACAAATATTTGGTGCTATACATGATAATGAATGCAGACTTCACAGTAAACATTTaccaatattaatattaatgggGATCAAtggcagtttaaaggcactggacactattggtaaataccccaaaaaattgtaagcataaaaacttgcttggtaacgagcattggacaGCTATTGGTATTgaaagacattgtgagaaacgtttcCCTCTgcatgcagtttttgagaaagagcatTTCTCTCTCGATCAATAATAACATA comes from Asterias amurensis chromosome 3, ASM3211899v1 and encodes:
- the LOC139934531 gene encoding probable G-protein coupled receptor No18 — encoded protein: MNGTAVPVTATSSVAGVSKPNIGLAVAFSLVLVVALFGNIATLVVFKFNDWLKIHRCHTYIIGLAVADVGTALVPLPANILISLGLWNLSRQGCMAYDYFRLVLENNGILITLLISIDRFRLLKWDFKSYIKANTCKRVATEIAVTWLLPAVGHGIMAVIWILSVPLENREADYSSDCLDVPSEADIPFSTMYAILLIFIPGALLAIFSIFTFIGVSRLLKRRRKIASGMAFMGPPVPRDTSNPRPNTSYPNNHQQCRCVSSNQLDPGASLSAESFTNSNDAPSLRTTDDDRGKHSVALGRRPGPVSNATNNGTTNRRKRDVQMTRYIRPAVMLAGIVSVFTLCWFPFAIYYVYIHIISPSSFSSETQAWLRCLLYANSAINPGIYALTDRKVRQGYRRIWLKLRRRVNGNF